TATTTAGTTTAAGCAGAAAAAGTGGCTGTGTATAAAGTGGTTGACCGGTAATGCGCGGTGGGGTATAATAATTACATCAGGGAGGAAAGTGGATAAAAGTGGGGATAAGTAAGGGAAACTGTGGATAAGTTTATTTAAGCAAATGTTATTAAAAATACCTATGTTTATTGGAGAATATCAACATAATTTAGATGAAAAAGGCAGGCTGGCAATCCCAGCTAAATTTAGGGCGCAATTAGGCAAAGGAGCTGTAGTAACTAAGGGAGTAGATAATTGTTTGTTTTTATATACAGCGGAAGAATGGGAAAAATTGGCCACCAAATTAGCTGCCTTGCCAATCAGCAAAGCAAATACCCGCGCTTTTAGCCGACAGATGCTGGCAGGCGCCATGGATGTGCAATTAGACAAACAAGGCAGAATTATTTTACCTGAATATTTGAGAAAATTTGCAGTCATTAAAAAGAAAGCAATTTTAGCTGGTTTGTATAACCGCTTAGAAATCTGGGATGAGGATACTTGGAATAAATATAAAAAGGGCATTGAAAAAGAAAGTTCAGATATTGCTGAAGCGCTGGAAGGTTTGGACGTTTAAAATAATTAAATTTAAGTTTAAATAATCTATATATATTATTTAAACCACTTGTTTTCCAGTTAATACTTGAGGGTCAAAAATTTTTTTCGTCTTTGTACCTTACAAAGTAAAATATGGCTGTTAAACAAGTAGGGTTTTATTCAGGAGAGAAATGGCCATGCTTATCCTATTTCTCTCCTGCAAAAACTTGAAAAAAACAGGAGGTGATTCAATGTTAAATCCAAAGGGTGAGAATTTAGGAGGGATAATTTATAAGACGCCAAAGGAATTACATTCGCTTAATTTTGAACAGCGCTTGCGCGTTTTACGCGCTCGGGCAGAAAAGGCAAAAGAAATTGCCGATGAAAATCTTATGGCCTTCGCACGAAGAGCCAGAAACACGTTTGCCTTGCCAATGCGGCTTTAATTATAACCTTCCCTAAAATTCTTTCGGGGATAAGAATTTATCCCCATTCTCAAAAATAAAAATTAAAATATTAATGAATTAATTCTAGCTGATGAAATTTGAGCATGTGCCAGTTTTAAGCCAAGAAGTTCTAGAATATTTAGATCCCAAAGCTAATGAAAATTTTATAGACTGCACATTGGGCGGCGGCGGTCATGCCAAAGAGATATTAAAAAGGACTGCGCCTAATGGCAAACTGCTGGGTATTGATCTGGATAAAGAAGCCTTGGGAGCGGCTCGCGAAAATTTAAAAGAATATCAAGCAAGAATTACTTTCATCAATGATAATTATAAAAATCTAAAGCAAATAATATATGATGCAGGATTTAATCAGATTGGCGGCATTTTACTTGATCTTGGTTTATCCAGTTATGAGCTACAAGATTCAGGCAGGGGTTTTTCTTTTAAAGGATCTGCTTACCTAGACATGCGTTTTGGTAAAACCGGCCTGACCGCAGCAGATATTTTAAATAGTTATAAAGAAACAGAGCTGGCTAGAATATTTAAAGAATATGGCGAAGAACGCCATTCTATGCTAATTGCCAGAGAAATAGTCAAAGCACGCAAGCAGAATAAAATTACCAAAACAGATCAGCTGGTTGCTCTTATTGCCAAGGTTTATGCGAATAAGCCTAAACCGAAAAACATTCATATTGCCACCAAAATTTTTCAGGCTTTAAGAATAGAGGTAAATGATGAATTAAATGGTTTGAAAAAAGTCCTGCCGGATGCTTTGAATGCTTTATCAAAGGGCGGGCGCTTAGCAGTAATATCTTTTCATTCTTTGGAAGACAGAATTGTCAAAGAATTCTTTAAGAGGGAAGCCAAAGAATGCATTTGTCCGCCGAAACTGCCTGTTTGCCAGTGCGGACATCAAGCACAATTAAAAATTTTAACTAAAAAAATAATAACGCCGACTTTGGCAGAAATAAAAATAAATAACCGGAGCAGAAGCGCAAAACTGCGCGCCGCTCTGAAAATAATTTAAGAATATGAACTGCTTAATTAAAAGCGAAAGATTGCATTTTGCTAAAGAGAAGACAAATTTAAAAAATTTTATTTTGCATTCTCAAGTTAGATCTAGAAAATCATTAATAATGCTCACAGCCTTAATTTTAGTTACTTGTGCTTGCTATCTATGGCAGACTAATAGTTTGGCGACAAAAGGCTATAAAATTAAAGAGCTGGAAGATAAAGTAGCTGATTTAAGAAAAGAAAATAAGGATTTGCAATTAGGCATAACTGAACTGCGTTCAACTGACAGAATCGCCAAGGAAGTTGAAAATTTACAAATGGTTTCAGTGGCTAGAATTGAATATCTGCAAGCTGATGGTACTGCCGTGGCCATGAATC
Above is a window of Patescibacteria group bacterium DNA encoding:
- the mraZ gene encoding division/cell wall cluster transcriptional repressor MraZ; protein product: MFIGEYQHNLDEKGRLAIPAKFRAQLGKGAVVTKGVDNCLFLYTAEEWEKLATKLAALPISKANTRAFSRQMLAGAMDVQLDKQGRIILPEYLRKFAVIKKKAILAGLYNRLEIWDEDTWNKYKKGIEKESSDIAEALEGLDV
- the rsmH gene encoding 16S rRNA (cytosine(1402)-N(4))-methyltransferase RsmH, which translates into the protein MKFEHVPVLSQEVLEYLDPKANENFIDCTLGGGGHAKEILKRTAPNGKLLGIDLDKEALGAARENLKEYQARITFINDNYKNLKQIIYDAGFNQIGGILLDLGLSSYELQDSGRGFSFKGSAYLDMRFGKTGLTAADILNSYKETELARIFKEYGEERHSMLIAREIVKARKQNKITKTDQLVALIAKVYANKPKPKNIHIATKIFQALRIEVNDELNGLKKVLPDALNALSKGGRLAVISFHSLEDRIVKEFFKREAKECICPPKLPVCQCGHQAQLKILTKKIITPTLAEIKINNRSRSAKLRAALKII